A section of the Osmia lignaria lignaria isolate PbOS001 chromosome 3, iyOsmLign1, whole genome shotgun sequence genome encodes:
- the LOC117610739 gene encoding xaa-Pro aminopeptidase 3 isoform X1, whose amino-acid sequence MFTTVRNSLLLQIKKYGQRRYIRYSLDSFSNNLNRRQAEESSTIVCQSCGQPTAITHPHLMKEGEVIPGIQLDEFKKRREKLTKSIVSHASIANLNEPHIVIIPSSSKVYMSGKIPYVFRQNTDFLYLTGCQEPDSILVIIAKNENFMTTLFVAPQDEHSELWDGPRSGVERAPKMFGIDLALPITEFEQFFVSFVKENKKNTIWYDNIDIVQSNLHRKLCELVKFTNSQKFISPTNIIHKIRLIKSQSEIDLMKKSCEIISAAISKTIEVSKPKMSEHHLFAIVDYESRMNGAEFLAYPPVIAAGKNSNVIHYISNNQIIQNGEMVLMDAGCEYHGYSSDVTRTWPINGTFTQEQKIVYDVVLDVQKTLIRQLKEFPSLDQLYHDMCSLLSKRLQEIRLIPKDLSRTELFSAVHTYCPHHVSHYLGMDIHDTGKMSRNLKLQPGMIITVEPGIYINHKNKFAPPEFYGLGVRIEDDILITENGPVILTETCPKEINEIEALASQNL is encoded by the exons ATGTTTACGACTGTAAGAAATTCTCTTCTgctacaaattaaaaaatatg GACAACGAAGGTACATAAGATATTCATTAGATTCCTTTTCCAATAATTTAAATCGACGACAAGCTGAGGAATCGTCGACAATTGTCTGCCAATCATGTGGTCAACCAACAGCAATAACCCATCCTCATTTAATGAAGGAAGGAGAAGTTATACCAGGTATTCAACTGGATGAGTTCAAAAAGAGACGAGAAAAATTAACAAAGAGTATTGTTTCGCATGCTTCTATTGCAAATCTTAATGAACCACATATTGTAATTATCCCATCTTCATCTAAAGTATACATGTCTGGTAAAATACCATATGTTTTTCGCCAAAATACAGATTTTTTGTATCTCACTGGTTGTCAAGAACCAGACAGTATTTTGGTAATAATagcaaagaatgaaaattttatgacTACATTATTTGTGGCACCGCAAGATGAACATTCTGAATTGTGGGATGGTCCTAGAAGTGGGGTTGAAAGAGCACCTAAAATGTTTGGCATTGATTTAGCTCTACCAATAACtgaatttgaacaattttttgtCTCTTTTGTGAAGGAGAATAAAAAAAACACCATTTGGTATGATAATATTGACATAGTACAGTCAAATTTACACAGAAAATTATGTGAATTAGTTAAATTCACTAATAGTCAAAAGTTCATTTCTCCAACaaatataatacataaaatCAGATTAATTAAATCACAATCTGAAATAGACTTGATGAAAAAGAGCTGTGAAATTATTTCAGCTGCAATATCTAAAACAATAGAAGTTTCAAAACCAAAAATGAGCGAACACCATTTATTTGCAATTGTAGATTATGAAAGTCGTATGAATGGTGCAGAATTTTTAGCATATCCACCAGTTATTGCAGCAGGCAAAAATTCCAATGTCATCCACTATATTAGTAACAATCAAATCATTCAAAATGGAGAAATGGTTTTAATGGATGCTG GTTGTGAATATCATGGTTACTCATCAGATGTAACTAGAACATGGCCAATTAATGGCACTTTTACTCAAGAACAAAAAATTGTATACGATGTAGTATTGGATGTTCAAAAGACTTTAATTCGTCAATTGAAAGAATTTCCTTCATTAGATCAATTATATCATGATATGTGTTCCTTGCTAAGCAAAAGATTACAAGAAATTAGATTAATACCAAAAGATTTGAGTAGAACTGAGTTATTTTCTGCAGTTCATACTTATTGTCCTCACCATGTCAGTCACTACTTGGGAATGGACATACATGACACAGGAAAAATGTCTAGAAACTTGAAACTTCAGCCAGGAATGATAATTACGGTAGAACCTG GTATATATATTAATCACAAAAATAAATTTGCTCCACCAGAGTTTTATGGTTTAGGTGTACGCATTGAGGATGATATTTTAATAACGGAAAATGGTCCAGTAATCTTAACAGAAACATGTCCAAAAGAGATTAATGAAATAGAAGCCTTAGCAAGTCAAAATTTATGA
- the LOC117610739 gene encoding xaa-Pro aminopeptidase 3 isoform X2, whose protein sequence is MFTTVRNSLLLQIKKYGQRRYIRYSLDSFSNNLNRRQAEESSTIVCQSCGQPTAITHPHLMKEGEVIPDYESRMNGAEFLAYPPVIAAGKNSNVIHYISNNQIIQNGEMVLMDAGCEYHGYSSDVTRTWPINGTFTQEQKIVYDVVLDVQKTLIRQLKEFPSLDQLYHDMCSLLSKRLQEIRLIPKDLSRTELFSAVHTYCPHHVSHYLGMDIHDTGKMSRNLKLQPGMIITVEPGIYINHKNKFAPPEFYGLGVRIEDDILITENGPVILTETCPKEINEIEALASQNL, encoded by the exons ATGTTTACGACTGTAAGAAATTCTCTTCTgctacaaattaaaaaatatg GACAACGAAGGTACATAAGATATTCATTAGATTCCTTTTCCAATAATTTAAATCGACGACAAGCTGAGGAATCGTCGACAATTGTCTGCCAATCATGTGGTCAACCAACAGCAATAACCCATCCTCATTTAATGAAGGAAGGAGAAGTTATACCAG ATTATGAAAGTCGTATGAATGGTGCAGAATTTTTAGCATATCCACCAGTTATTGCAGCAGGCAAAAATTCCAATGTCATCCACTATATTAGTAACAATCAAATCATTCAAAATGGAGAAATGGTTTTAATGGATGCTG GTTGTGAATATCATGGTTACTCATCAGATGTAACTAGAACATGGCCAATTAATGGCACTTTTACTCAAGAACAAAAAATTGTATACGATGTAGTATTGGATGTTCAAAAGACTTTAATTCGTCAATTGAAAGAATTTCCTTCATTAGATCAATTATATCATGATATGTGTTCCTTGCTAAGCAAAAGATTACAAGAAATTAGATTAATACCAAAAGATTTGAGTAGAACTGAGTTATTTTCTGCAGTTCATACTTATTGTCCTCACCATGTCAGTCACTACTTGGGAATGGACATACATGACACAGGAAAAATGTCTAGAAACTTGAAACTTCAGCCAGGAATGATAATTACGGTAGAACCTG GTATATATATTAATCACAAAAATAAATTTGCTCCACCAGAGTTTTATGGTTTAGGTGTACGCATTGAGGATGATATTTTAATAACGGAAAATGGTCCAGTAATCTTAACAGAAACATGTCCAAAAGAGATTAATGAAATAGAAGCCTTAGCAAGTCAAAATTTATGA
- the Paics gene encoding PAICS bifunctional enzyme isoform X1, giving the protein MNDINGFQYTLGKLIMEGKTKKVFEISNDPTLCLLKSKDCITAGDGVKAHDLKGKAAISTDTTAKVFKLLNAAGIKTAFVLVASETTFIAHKCQMLPIEWVTRRLATGSFLKRHTGVSEGYRFNPPLQETFFKNDSNHDPQWSEEEVISAGFKLNGLVIGKDEYDIMQRTALAVFEILERAWLTRQCALIDMKIEFGINVNGEIMVADIIDSDSWRLWPSGDKRLMKDKQVYRNLATVTEEDLNTVKHNFEWIADQLNYLIPPPSSLVVILMGSPSDHEHCTQIAKYAKQLYLEVKIRVCSAHKGTQEVLRILAEYEGSFKKVVLIAVAGRSNGLGPVLSGNTSLPVINCPPLKPENIAQDLWSSVNVPSGIGCTTVVYPESAALAAAQIHALHDHVVWAHLRVKQLMNFIALKQADCKLRNLEI; this is encoded by the exons ATGAATGACATCAATGGTTTCC aATATACACTCGGAAAGCTGATCATGGAAGGAAAAACCAAAAAGgtctttgaaatttcaaatgatcCTACCCTATGTCTTTTAAAAAGTAAAGATTGTATTACTGCTGGAGATGGTGTAAAAGCACATGATTTGAAGGGTAAAGCTGCAATTAGTACAGATACAACAGCCAAGGTCTTCaagttattaaatgcagctggAATAAAAACTGCATTTGTTCTAGTAGCAAGTGAAACCACTTTTATTGCACATAAATGTCAAATGCTTCCCATAGAATGGGTTACTAGAAGATTGGCAACTGGTAGTTTTTTGAAAAGGCATACAG GAGTTTCTGAAGGATACAGATTTAATCCACCATTGCAAGAAACATTCTTTAAAAATGATAGCAATCATGATCCTCAATGGTCAGAAGAAGAAGTTATTTCTGCTGGTTTTAAGTTAAATGGTCTTGTAATAGGAAAGGatgaatatgacattatgcaACGTACTGCGCTTGCTGTATTTGAAATTCTAGAAAGAGCATGGCTAACTAGACAGTGTGCTCTTATAGATATGAAAATAGAATTTGGTATAAATGTAAACGGTGAAATTATGGTAGCAGATATAATTGACAGTGATTCTTGGAGACTTTGGCCATCTGGTGATAAAAGACTGATGAAAGATAAACAA GTGTATAGAAATTTAGCTACTGTAACTGAGGAAGATTTAAATACTGTAAAACACAATTTTGAATGGATAGCAGATCAACTGAACTATCTTATTCCACCACCTAGCAGCCTTGTTGTTATCCTAATGGGATCACCTTCTGATCATGAGCACTGTACACAAATAGCAAAATATGCAAAGCAGTTGTATTTAGAAGTTAAAATTCGGGTATGCAGTGCGCACAAGGGTACCCAAGAAGTATTACGTATTCTTGCAGAGTATGAAGGTAGTTTTAAAAAG GTGGTGCTAATAGCTGTAGCAGGGAGAAGTAACGGTTTGGGTCCAGTACTCTCTGGAAACACGTCTTTGCCTGTTATTAATTGCCCGCCTCTCAAACCAGAAAACATTGCACAAGATCTGTGGTCGTCTGTTAATGTTCCTTCAG GAATCGGATGTACCACAGTCGTTTATCCTGAAAGCGCAGCACTTGCAGCCGCTCAAATTCATGCGTTGCACGATCATGTCGTTTGGGCACATCTGCGAGTAAAGCagttaatgaattttattgcTTTAAAACAAGCAGATTGTAAACTAAGGAatcttgaaatataa
- the Paics gene encoding PAICS bifunctional enzyme isoform X2: MSKYTLGKLIMEGKTKKVFEISNDPTLCLLKSKDCITAGDGVKAHDLKGKAAISTDTTAKVFKLLNAAGIKTAFVLVASETTFIAHKCQMLPIEWVTRRLATGSFLKRHTGVSEGYRFNPPLQETFFKNDSNHDPQWSEEEVISAGFKLNGLVIGKDEYDIMQRTALAVFEILERAWLTRQCALIDMKIEFGINVNGEIMVADIIDSDSWRLWPSGDKRLMKDKQVYRNLATVTEEDLNTVKHNFEWIADQLNYLIPPPSSLVVILMGSPSDHEHCTQIAKYAKQLYLEVKIRVCSAHKGTQEVLRILAEYEGSFKKVVLIAVAGRSNGLGPVLSGNTSLPVINCPPLKPENIAQDLWSSVNVPSGIGCTTVVYPESAALAAAQIHALHDHVVWAHLRVKQLMNFIALKQADCKLRNLEI, encoded by the exons ATGAGTA aATATACACTCGGAAAGCTGATCATGGAAGGAAAAACCAAAAAGgtctttgaaatttcaaatgatcCTACCCTATGTCTTTTAAAAAGTAAAGATTGTATTACTGCTGGAGATGGTGTAAAAGCACATGATTTGAAGGGTAAAGCTGCAATTAGTACAGATACAACAGCCAAGGTCTTCaagttattaaatgcagctggAATAAAAACTGCATTTGTTCTAGTAGCAAGTGAAACCACTTTTATTGCACATAAATGTCAAATGCTTCCCATAGAATGGGTTACTAGAAGATTGGCAACTGGTAGTTTTTTGAAAAGGCATACAG GAGTTTCTGAAGGATACAGATTTAATCCACCATTGCAAGAAACATTCTTTAAAAATGATAGCAATCATGATCCTCAATGGTCAGAAGAAGAAGTTATTTCTGCTGGTTTTAAGTTAAATGGTCTTGTAATAGGAAAGGatgaatatgacattatgcaACGTACTGCGCTTGCTGTATTTGAAATTCTAGAAAGAGCATGGCTAACTAGACAGTGTGCTCTTATAGATATGAAAATAGAATTTGGTATAAATGTAAACGGTGAAATTATGGTAGCAGATATAATTGACAGTGATTCTTGGAGACTTTGGCCATCTGGTGATAAAAGACTGATGAAAGATAAACAA GTGTATAGAAATTTAGCTACTGTAACTGAGGAAGATTTAAATACTGTAAAACACAATTTTGAATGGATAGCAGATCAACTGAACTATCTTATTCCACCACCTAGCAGCCTTGTTGTTATCCTAATGGGATCACCTTCTGATCATGAGCACTGTACACAAATAGCAAAATATGCAAAGCAGTTGTATTTAGAAGTTAAAATTCGGGTATGCAGTGCGCACAAGGGTACCCAAGAAGTATTACGTATTCTTGCAGAGTATGAAGGTAGTTTTAAAAAG GTGGTGCTAATAGCTGTAGCAGGGAGAAGTAACGGTTTGGGTCCAGTACTCTCTGGAAACACGTCTTTGCCTGTTATTAATTGCCCGCCTCTCAAACCAGAAAACATTGCACAAGATCTGTGGTCGTCTGTTAATGTTCCTTCAG GAATCGGATGTACCACAGTCGTTTATCCTGAAAGCGCAGCACTTGCAGCCGCTCAAATTCATGCGTTGCACGATCATGTCGTTTGGGCACATCTGCGAGTAAAGCagttaatgaattttattgcTTTAAAACAAGCAGATTGTAAACTAAGGAatcttgaaatataa